One Longimicrobiaceae bacterium DNA segment encodes these proteins:
- a CDS encoding amidohydrolase family protein, translating to MLTLIENGDVYTPEPVGSPSILLTDGRIAKVGEVDRRAVEALGVECEVVDATDCLVVPGFIDPHQHLLGGSGEKGFSSQTPEFFVSEIVRWGITTVVGVLGVDTTMKTMPGLLAKVKGLKEQGLNAFVWTGGYDVPPTSIMGSVRDDLMFIEEVIGAGEIAISDLRGMDPPVQELARIATDCYVGGMLAGKAGLTHFHVGESDRRLAPLRELLDGYDVQPEWLYATHVERSEKLMREAVELANRGASVDVDTVEEDLPKWLRFYLDEGGDPERITASSDAGTNSPRVLYEQVRRCVVEEGFPMEQALSLVTRNTARTLKLQEKGVLEKGRMGDVVLLEKGTLEIVHVLSRGVFMVRDGSLAVQDRFLEGSNREIHLRGEKLDA from the coding sequence ATGCTGACGCTGATCGAGAACGGCGACGTCTACACGCCGGAGCCGGTGGGGAGCCCGTCCATCCTCCTCACCGACGGCAGGATCGCCAAGGTGGGGGAGGTGGACCGGCGCGCCGTGGAGGCGCTGGGGGTGGAGTGCGAGGTCGTCGACGCCACCGACTGCCTGGTGGTGCCCGGGTTCATCGACCCGCACCAGCACCTCCTGGGGGGGAGCGGCGAGAAGGGGTTCAGCAGCCAGACGCCGGAGTTCTTCGTGAGCGAGATCGTCCGCTGGGGGATCACCACGGTGGTGGGGGTGCTGGGGGTGGACACCACCATGAAGACCATGCCCGGCCTCCTCGCCAAGGTGAAGGGGCTGAAGGAGCAGGGGCTCAACGCCTTCGTCTGGACCGGCGGCTACGACGTCCCCCCCACCTCCATCATGGGGTCGGTGCGGGACGACCTCATGTTCATCGAGGAGGTGATCGGCGCCGGCGAGATCGCCATCTCCGACCTGCGGGGGATGGACCCGCCCGTGCAGGAGCTCGCCCGCATCGCCACCGACTGCTACGTGGGCGGGATGCTCGCGGGGAAGGCCGGGCTCACGCACTTCCACGTGGGGGAGAGCGACCGCCGGCTCGCCCCGCTGCGCGAGCTGCTGGACGGCTACGACGTGCAGCCCGAGTGGCTGTACGCCACGCACGTGGAGCGCAGCGAGAAGCTGATGCGCGAGGCCGTGGAGCTGGCGAACCGCGGAGCGAGCGTGGACGTGGACACGGTGGAGGAGGACCTGCCGAAGTGGCTCCGCTTCTACCTGGACGAGGGGGGCGACCCGGAGCGGATCACCGCCTCGTCCGACGCGGGGACCAACAGCCCGCGCGTGCTCTACGAGCAGGTGCGCCGCTGCGTCGTGGAGGAGGGCTTCCCCATGGAGCAGGCGCTCTCGCTGGTCACCCGGAACACGGCCCGCACCCTCAAGCTGCAGGAGAAGGGGGTGCTGGAGAAGGGGCGGATGGGCGACGTCGTGCTCCTGGAGAAGGGAACCCTGGAGATCGTCCACGTCCTCTCCAGGGGGGTGTTCATGGTCCGCGACGGCTCGCTGGCGGTCCAGGACCGGTTCCTGGAGGGGAGCAACCGCGAGATCCACCTGCGCGGGGAGAAGCTGGACGCGTAG
- a CDS encoding ferritin-like domain-containing protein, which produces MREDETMPDDAELVAELNDLLQLDQDAVGAYTLAIQALPMDAYREALTRYRADHERHVAELQELIRSYGGTPVAIPHLPTGVFKLAVQALGDLGDHGAVLAAFKTNEGQVRDKYRRHADRLHPPDVDAVVRRAAADEEEHYRWAAEMLERLGMGPGTLPGTAQQAAERVPGTTADLVERAERAVMEAAERLRRGG; this is translated from the coding sequence ATGCGCGAAGACGAGACCATGCCGGACGACGCGGAGCTGGTAGCCGAGCTGAACGACCTGCTCCAGCTCGACCAGGACGCCGTGGGGGCCTACACCCTGGCCATCCAGGCGCTGCCGATGGACGCCTACCGGGAGGCGCTGACGCGCTATCGCGCGGACCACGAGCGCCACGTGGCCGAGCTCCAGGAGCTGATCCGCAGCTACGGCGGCACCCCGGTGGCGATCCCACACCTCCCCACCGGCGTGTTCAAGCTGGCGGTGCAGGCGCTGGGCGACCTGGGCGACCACGGCGCGGTGCTCGCCGCCTTCAAGACCAACGAGGGGCAGGTGCGCGACAAGTACCGCCGGCACGCCGACCGCCTCCACCCGCCGGACGTGGACGCGGTGGTCCGCCGCGCCGCCGCCGACGAGGAGGAGCACTACCGCTGGGCGGCGGAGATGCTGGAGCGGCTGGGCATGGGCCCCGGCACGCTCCCCGGCACTGCGCAGCAGGCGGCGGAGCGGGTGCCCGGGACCACCGCCGACCTGGTGGAGCGCGCCGAGCGCGCCGTGATGGAGGCCGCCGAGAGGCTGCGGCGCGGCGGGTGA
- a CDS encoding PAS domain-containing protein, with the protein MKTLASISRYIDATSSRLDDLATRARTVGDGGRPIVQESLLHLASTLEELRVSEEELRAQADGLASSREGVEGELRRYRELFEGAPDAYLVVDTHGVIREGNRAAGALLGLRAESLEGKPLAVFVPEDDRRAFRQQLPWVRETERMDGWELRLAPRGGEPVRVEVTATPSRGGSGVVDELRLTLRPVRRAKAEAAPAPAEA; encoded by the coding sequence ATGAAGACCCTCGCCAGCATCAGCCGGTACATCGACGCGACTTCCTCGCGCCTGGACGACCTCGCCACCCGCGCGCGGACGGTGGGCGACGGGGGCCGCCCGATCGTACAGGAGTCGCTCCTGCACCTGGCGTCCACGCTGGAGGAGCTGCGGGTGAGCGAGGAGGAGCTGCGCGCGCAGGCCGACGGGCTGGCGTCCTCGCGCGAGGGGGTGGAGGGCGAGCTGCGGCGGTACCGGGAGCTGTTCGAGGGGGCCCCGGACGCCTACCTGGTCGTCGACACGCACGGGGTGATCCGGGAGGGGAACCGCGCCGCAGGGGCGCTCCTGGGTCTCCGTGCGGAGTCGCTGGAGGGGAAGCCGCTGGCGGTCTTCGTCCCGGAGGACGACCGCCGCGCCTTCCGCCAGCAGCTCCCCTGGGTACGGGAGACGGAGCGCATGGACGGGTGGGAGCTCCGGCTGGCGCCCCGGGGCGGCGAGCCGGTGCGGGTGGAGGTGACGGCGACCCCGTCCCGGGGCGGCTCCGGCGTGGTGGACGAGCTCCGGCTGACCCTCCGCCCCGTGCGCCGCGCGAAGGCGGAGGCGGCGCCCGCCCCGGCCGAGGC